One genomic segment of Pseudodesulfovibrio sp. JC047 includes these proteins:
- a CDS encoding sugar phosphate isomerase/epimerase has translation MDGIGQCRMVHFMDAASSDQSGPQILLSAGCLFHLPLKRIARIGREAGFVGMELIMNSPALTPDAGLESIDAILPIRSIHAPFRNWSAWGGHLNSWKATTALANWLPQADHITLHPPGTRLANMIHNRWFEKAHDLSLLLNAKGRIQFSLENMPWATGSPFSKDPFAQLMDQCRDKNVGLTFDVCHMGVSGRDVLQAIDAVPSELLYNVHYSDAVGYTEHLTPGRGALPLKAFLHRLGNRGYDRYITLELEPAAFPDSQEATISFLSDIRRTMRTHLQHTKSHPDHATRIP, from the coding sequence ATGGACGGAATCGGACAATGCCGTATGGTCCATTTCATGGATGCAGCATCATCTGACCAATCCGGTCCCCAGATCCTGCTGTCGGCAGGGTGTCTTTTTCATCTCCCGCTGAAGCGCATCGCACGCATTGGCCGGGAGGCCGGTTTCGTGGGCATGGAACTCATCATGAATTCACCGGCCCTCACCCCGGATGCCGGGCTGGAATCAATTGACGCAATCCTGCCCATCCGCAGCATTCACGCCCCATTTCGAAACTGGTCAGCCTGGGGTGGACATCTCAACTCGTGGAAGGCCACCACCGCTCTGGCCAACTGGCTCCCACAGGCCGATCACATCACCCTGCACCCTCCCGGCACACGGCTCGCCAACATGATCCACAACCGTTGGTTTGAAAAAGCGCACGACCTGTCCCTGCTTCTCAATGCCAAGGGACGGATTCAATTTTCGCTGGAAAACATGCCTTGGGCCACTGGTTCACCATTTTCCAAAGACCCGTTCGCCCAACTCATGGACCAATGTCGCGATAAAAACGTAGGACTGACATTTGATGTCTGTCACATGGGGGTCTCAGGCCGGGATGTCCTCCAGGCCATTGATGCCGTCCCGAGCGAACTGCTCTACAATGTCCATTATTCAGACGCAGTAGGATACACCGAACATCTCACGCCCGGACGGGGCGCACTTCCGCTCAAAGCATTTCTTCACAGACTCGGTAATCGCGGATATGATCGATACATCACACTGGAATTGGAACCTGCGGCGTTCCCGGACTCGCAGGAAGCAACGATTTCCTTCCTGTCCGACATCCGCCGCACCATGCGCACCCATCTGCAACACACAAAGAGTCACCCCGACCATGCCACACGAATACCTTGA
- a CDS encoding DNA-binding protein, protein MLKSQDICLKGAREICDAVGENSRNIIELVRDKGLPAWKREDKGAWRALPEDLHRWIREQRDRNISKYVFRGQWNPREDGE, encoded by the coding sequence ATGTTGAAATCACAGGATATCTGTTTGAAGGGGGCGCGAGAAATTTGTGATGCGGTCGGGGAAAATTCGCGGAACATCATCGAATTGGTTCGGGACAAGGGCCTTCCTGCCTGGAAACGGGAAGACAAAGGGGCGTGGCGCGCCCTGCCCGAAGATCTGCACCGATGGATTCGGGAGCAACGGGACCGAAATATCAGTAAATATGTCTTTCGAGGACAATGGAATCCCCGAGAAGATGGCGAGTAG
- a CDS encoding SH3 domain-containing C40 family peptidase — protein MIRQAIFFILTACLLAGCAAQDPNAPILDLTELPQDAGVYHDLPETTPLIPPTIQKQAFDQFLKAHFGPWEQTEPRHPASEAFWGLDVYDHENLYGENTLPRDPRWIRDMTTASRVEAYPSMGRRAIAVATTSMRVLPTNRPVFHDFSKAGEGFPFDYMQNSLVLAGTPLYAAHVSADTAWILVESRFAFGWVPARDIAWVDDDFASTYQTGSYATPITDAVAIVDETGNYAFTARVGMMIPREPGTPDIGLIPVRDRFGHAVALRAKLPVGTMAQAPLPATPANFSALANTMLGQQYGWGGLYENRDCSATTMDLMAAFGIFLPRNSSQQAKMGTPFALDGLDLDDKKETILDNATPFLTLVRKPGHIMLYIGNHDGEPIVFHSVWGVKTEVGDGYGRKIIGATAITTLEPGRELDTLAAPLLDSVTRITTLP, from the coding sequence ATGATCCGGCAGGCCATATTCTTTATCCTGACAGCGTGTCTACTCGCTGGCTGTGCGGCACAGGACCCGAACGCTCCGATTCTGGACCTGACCGAACTCCCACAGGATGCAGGAGTCTACCATGACCTGCCGGAGACAACCCCGCTCATTCCCCCGACCATCCAAAAACAGGCGTTCGACCAGTTCCTGAAAGCCCATTTCGGTCCGTGGGAACAAACCGAGCCACGGCATCCGGCCTCAGAAGCGTTCTGGGGACTCGACGTCTACGATCATGAAAACCTGTACGGCGAAAACACCCTGCCCCGCGATCCCCGTTGGATTCGCGACATGACCACGGCTTCACGGGTGGAAGCCTACCCATCCATGGGACGTCGCGCCATTGCCGTCGCCACCACAAGTATGCGCGTTCTGCCGACCAACCGCCCGGTATTTCATGATTTCAGCAAGGCTGGCGAGGGGTTCCCCTTTGACTACATGCAAAATTCATTGGTACTCGCCGGAACGCCTTTGTACGCCGCACACGTCAGCGCGGACACGGCGTGGATTCTTGTGGAATCCCGATTCGCATTCGGCTGGGTCCCGGCCCGGGATATTGCCTGGGTCGATGACGACTTTGCCTCGACCTATCAAACCGGAAGCTACGCCACTCCCATCACGGACGCCGTCGCCATTGTCGATGAGACGGGAAATTACGCGTTCACCGCCCGCGTCGGCATGATGATTCCCCGTGAACCGGGCACGCCTGATATCGGTCTGATTCCGGTCCGCGACCGTTTTGGGCACGCTGTCGCACTCCGGGCAAAATTGCCTGTCGGCACCATGGCCCAAGCACCGCTTCCCGCCACTCCCGCCAATTTCAGCGCACTGGCCAACACCATGCTCGGTCAACAGTACGGATGGGGGGGACTCTATGAAAATCGGGATTGTTCGGCCACCACCATGGACCTGATGGCCGCCTTTGGCATATTCCTGCCTCGCAATTCAAGCCAACAGGCCAAAATGGGCACGCCATTCGCTTTGGACGGGCTAGATCTCGACGACAAAAAGGAAACGATTCTGGACAACGCCACCCCCTTCCTGACCTTGGTACGCAAGCCGGGACACATCATGTTGTATATCGGCAATCATGACGGTGAACCCATCGTGTTCCATTCGGTCTGGGGGGTCAAAACCGAAGTTGGCGACGGCTATGGCCGAAAAATCATCGGTGCCACAGCCATCACCACATTGGAACCAGGGCGAGAGCTTGACACATTGGCCGCGCCCCTGCTGGACTCCGTCACACGCATCACGACACTGCCGTGA
- a CDS encoding PaaI family thioesterase: MPHEYLELVRQPHQTVNPLLAFLGIEVTEITTERAVLHLPIKPEFLQGADVVAGGILATLLDETMAHAVLGGTPTGTRTATIDMNISYLRPVGAEAIVICEARVIQRGKRIIFVEGTARVNEREVARSTASFLPV, encoded by the coding sequence ATGCCACACGAATACCTTGAACTCGTCCGCCAACCGCACCAGACCGTGAACCCGCTTCTCGCATTTCTTGGCATTGAAGTCACTGAAATCACCACTGAAAGAGCTGTTCTGCACCTCCCGATCAAACCAGAATTTCTGCAAGGAGCCGATGTGGTCGCCGGCGGTATTCTGGCCACGTTGCTGGATGAAACCATGGCTCACGCCGTGCTTGGCGGCACCCCGACCGGTACTCGTACAGCAACGATTGACATGAACATCAGCTACTTGCGCCCGGTTGGAGCTGAAGCCATAGTCATCTGTGAAGCACGGGTCATCCAACGCGGCAAACGGATTATTTTCGTCGAGGGAACCGCACGAGTCAACGAACGTGAAGTCGCCCGATCGACCGCGTCATTCCTTCCCGTGTAA
- a CDS encoding DUF5675 family protein has translation MGKVDVIRLEKGKEGTFGVLRLDGQVVCVTLEPPDRGNQVDVSCIPTGDYVCRQVDSPSFGRTYEVEDVPGRSRILFHQGNVVADTHGCILLGRHFGVLDASRGILQSRAAFRDFLDRVGDQRSFKVRVEEPC, from the coding sequence ATGGGAAAAGTGGATGTTATTCGTCTTGAAAAAGGAAAGGAAGGAACGTTTGGCGTGTTACGACTGGATGGGCAGGTTGTGTGTGTGACGCTTGAACCGCCGGATCGAGGCAATCAAGTTGACGTATCATGCATCCCGACCGGGGACTATGTGTGTCGTCAGGTGGATTCGCCCTCGTTCGGGAGGACCTACGAGGTGGAAGATGTGCCTGGACGGTCACGAATTCTGTTTCATCAGGGGAATGTGGTGGCGGATACACATGGTTGCATCTTGTTGGGGCGGCATTTTGGGGTTTTGGATGCCTCCCGTGGGATTTTGCAGTCGCGGGCTGCTTTTCGGGATTTTCTGGATCGCGTGGGAGACCAGCGTTCATTTAAAGTCAGGGTGGAAGAACCATGTTGA
- a CDS encoding flavin reductase family protein, whose product MKKSLGPKTLAQPTPVWAIGAYDENDTPNAMIAAWGGICSSDPASLVVSLRPSRHTYAGILKHKAFTVSVCPEYLAAEADYLGMVSGKKEDKFTVTGLTPTPSDCVKAPYIEEFPLVIECELTGTYELGIHTLLMGAIKDVKCDDDKLVDGKFPDTEKILPLIFSPGTRSYHTVSKYVGQGFGMGKKYMKK is encoded by the coding sequence ATGAAAAAATCACTTGGTCCCAAGACGTTGGCACAACCGACCCCGGTCTGGGCTATCGGCGCGTATGATGAAAACGATACCCCCAATGCCATGATCGCGGCCTGGGGCGGCATATGCAGTTCAGACCCGGCCAGCCTGGTCGTGTCCTTGCGCCCGTCCCGACATACCTATGCAGGCATCCTGAAACACAAGGCGTTCACCGTCTCGGTCTGCCCAGAATATCTGGCGGCCGAAGCCGATTATCTCGGCATGGTGTCTGGCAAAAAGGAAGACAAATTCACGGTCACCGGCCTGACACCGACACCGAGCGATTGCGTCAAGGCACCGTACATCGAAGAATTTCCGCTGGTCATCGAATGCGAACTGACCGGCACGTATGAACTCGGCATTCATACCCTGCTCATGGGCGCCATTAAGGATGTGAAGTGCGACGATGACAAGCTTGTCGATGGCAAATTCCCTGACACCGAGAAAATTCTGCCTCTGATCTTCAGTCCGGGAACCCGGTCCTACCATACCGTGTCCAAATATGTGGGACAGGGATTTGGCATGGGCAAAAAATATATGAAAAAATAG
- a CDS encoding radical SAM protein — protein MDYQGMIIRPPSEAGSILLQVTLGCSHGKCDFCGAYLGKRFDIKPWETVLQDIRFAAQHCRHQRRVFLCDGDAMILPQARLIEILSHIRDALPWVTRVGVYANAKSLARKSDAELRELRNLGLGIVYMGLESGDDRILESMHKNGDSAFIIAQGRRVRAAQMTLNVTVINGLGGVERSMDHARETARALSAMDPNQVGALSLMLVPGTPLHDRWERGEFHLPDGVGMLREIREMLFGLTLSRGLFLANHASNYMPLKVRLPSGKQAALDRLDEALSGTIPLTPESDRRL, from the coding sequence ATGGATTACCAGGGAATGATAATACGCCCACCCAGTGAGGCGGGAAGTATCTTGTTGCAGGTCACATTGGGTTGCTCGCATGGCAAATGCGATTTTTGCGGGGCCTATCTGGGCAAACGATTTGACATCAAGCCGTGGGAAACGGTGTTGCAGGATATCCGGTTCGCCGCGCAGCACTGTCGCCATCAACGGCGGGTGTTCTTGTGTGACGGAGACGCCATGATTCTTCCCCAGGCGCGATTGATCGAAATCCTGTCGCATATTCGCGACGCATTGCCATGGGTGACCCGGGTGGGGGTGTATGCCAATGCCAAGAGTCTTGCTCGTAAATCGGATGCCGAACTTCGGGAACTCCGGAATTTGGGTCTGGGCATTGTGTACATGGGGTTGGAATCCGGCGATGATCGTATCCTTGAATCCATGCATAAAAATGGCGATTCAGCCTTTATCATCGCCCAGGGACGTCGGGTACGAGCGGCTCAGATGACGCTGAATGTCACTGTAATTAATGGACTGGGCGGGGTGGAACGATCAATGGATCACGCCCGTGAAACCGCTCGGGCATTGAGTGCGATGGACCCCAATCAGGTAGGTGCTCTCAGTCTGATGCTGGTGCCGGGCACCCCTTTGCACGACCGTTGGGAACGGGGGGAGTTCCATTTGCCTGATGGTGTCGGTATGCTTCGAGAAATTCGGGAAATGCTATTTGGACTGACGTTGTCCAGAGGATTGTTTCTTGCCAACCATGCCTCGAATTACATGCCGCTCAAGGTGCGGTTGCCATCAGGCAAACAGGCGGCCCTGGATCGTCTCGACGAGGCGTTGTCCGGCACTATCCCCTTGACGCCCGAATCCGATAGGCGTCTTTGA
- a CDS encoding PAS domain-containing hybrid sensor histidine kinase/response regulator — protein sequence MSIKKKPARPTSYVALDETSRALMDSSVESAFVMDVSGYVLAANKAAEKLFDLQPGQTLQQSNIYELLPHKAAASRKAKIEEAIQDVRSVRFEEEIDGRSLVHSIVPVANPWGEVARLAVHTLDLTTLRRTDEDLRREQQRQIFFMESLPGIVYHLYPDQTIRYANRYFRRYFGSPKNKTCREALDCSSASCEACPPMVAMNDDRAVEWDWTDSRGRTFHLQCSPMTDSAGERMIMVLGIDITARQRAEDALKLAHDKLEDRVMKRTKELEETNRQLTNKSTRLITAMGKADSATRAKSIFLANMSHEIRTPLNAILGMSELALTKNDPESKDMYLKRVMEAGNSLLSIINDILDFSKIEAHKLSLESIDFDVRRTIAATIDLHTLWATEKGLALTSSVDPSVPPALQGDPSRLRQILTNLVSNAIKFTKHGQVHIGVMARKDCLDTPPGTPVTLEFTVEDTGVGIPLDKQETIFDSFLQADDSITRKHGGTGLGLAICQLLVTLMGGTLSLKSNEDAGSTFSFTAQLRTGSPEAIDPPEQVGTPLPIPKIPTLKVLLADDNPLNRELAGTLLTEHGHTVTAVTNGIQALEALKDKRFDMVLMDVQMPIMDGISATRAIRAPQSGVLDPNVPILALTAHALKGDRERFLDAGMDDYIAKPITMNSFYTAIARNVGEKTAKASPASSKGNAPRDNGQPYDRDTALERLGGQEGLLTRMDTIFLRDIPAEMKELTQAFEKREWDTATRLAHSIKGSSRTVGALKAGAIAEQLEYLCRHQDASSGMKELKNLESEIRSALQYVNLTHGST from the coding sequence ATGAGTATCAAGAAAAAGCCCGCGAGACCCACTTCATATGTCGCTCTGGATGAAACATCGCGAGCACTCATGGACTCGTCAGTGGAATCCGCATTCGTCATGGATGTCAGCGGATACGTACTGGCCGCCAACAAGGCCGCGGAAAAGCTCTTTGATCTGCAACCGGGGCAGACCCTGCAACAATCCAACATCTATGAACTGCTGCCGCACAAGGCCGCGGCATCCCGCAAGGCCAAGATCGAAGAGGCCATCCAAGATGTCCGTTCCGTGCGCTTTGAGGAAGAAATCGATGGCCGATCCCTGGTCCATTCCATTGTTCCCGTTGCCAACCCTTGGGGCGAAGTGGCCAGACTTGCGGTTCACACGCTCGATCTGACCACACTCAGGCGGACAGACGAAGACCTGCGCCGGGAGCAACAACGGCAAATTTTCTTCATGGAATCTCTTCCGGGCATCGTCTACCACCTCTACCCGGACCAGACCATCCGGTATGCTAACCGATATTTCAGACGATATTTCGGCAGCCCCAAAAACAAGACGTGCCGAGAAGCCCTGGATTGTTCCTCCGCCTCTTGTGAAGCATGTCCACCCATGGTTGCCATGAATGACGACCGAGCCGTAGAATGGGACTGGACCGATTCCAGGGGAAGGACGTTCCATCTCCAATGCAGCCCGATGACCGATTCCGCAGGCGAGCGCATGATTATGGTCCTCGGTATCGACATCACCGCCAGACAACGGGCCGAGGATGCCCTAAAACTGGCGCACGACAAGCTCGAAGACCGAGTCATGAAACGGACCAAAGAATTGGAAGAAACCAACAGACAATTGACCAACAAATCCACCAGACTCATCACGGCCATGGGAAAAGCGGATTCGGCAACCCGAGCAAAATCGATCTTTCTGGCCAACATGAGCCATGAAATCCGCACACCGCTCAATGCAATTCTGGGCATGTCCGAACTCGCCCTGACCAAAAATGATCCAGAAAGCAAAGACATGTATCTCAAACGAGTCATGGAAGCGGGCAATTCCCTGCTCTCCATCATCAATGACATTCTGGATTTCTCCAAAATCGAAGCCCACAAGCTCTCGCTCGAATCCATTGATTTCGACGTGCGCAGAACCATTGCGGCGACCATCGATCTGCACACCCTCTGGGCAACGGAAAAAGGGCTGGCCTTGACATCATCCGTCGATCCGTCGGTCCCTCCCGCATTGCAGGGCGACCCATCCCGCTTGCGCCAAATTCTCACCAATCTGGTGTCCAACGCCATCAAATTCACCAAACACGGGCAGGTCCATATCGGTGTGATGGCTCGAAAGGACTGTCTTGACACACCTCCGGGAACTCCTGTCACACTGGAATTCACCGTGGAAGACACCGGCGTTGGCATCCCCCTCGACAAGCAGGAAACCATTTTCGACTCATTCCTCCAGGCCGACGATTCCATCACCCGCAAACATGGCGGAACCGGTCTCGGGCTCGCCATCTGTCAACTGCTGGTCACCCTCATGGGCGGTACTCTCTCGCTGAAGAGTAACGAAGACGCAGGCAGCACATTTTCTTTCACCGCCCAGCTCCGTACAGGATCACCAGAGGCCATCGACCCGCCAGAACAGGTAGGCACGCCTCTGCCGATCCCGAAGATCCCGACACTCAAAGTGTTGCTCGCTGACGACAACCCGCTCAACCGGGAATTGGCGGGCACACTCCTCACGGAACACGGACACACGGTCACGGCCGTGACAAATGGCATCCAGGCCCTGGAAGCACTCAAGGACAAACGCTTTGATATGGTTCTCATGGACGTTCAAATGCCCATCATGGACGGCATTTCCGCGACACGGGCCATCCGGGCACCCCAATCCGGCGTACTCGACCCCAACGTCCCCATTCTGGCCCTGACTGCCCACGCCCTCAAGGGCGACCGTGAACGTTTTCTGGATGCGGGCATGGATGACTACATCGCGAAACCGATCACCATGAACAGTTTCTATACGGCCATTGCCCGAAATGTCGGTGAAAAAACCGCAAAAGCGTCCCCCGCGTCGAGCAAGGGCAATGCCCCTCGGGACAACGGACAACCGTATGACCGCGACACCGCACTCGAACGGCTCGGAGGCCAAGAGGGACTCCTGACCCGCATGGACACCATTTTCCTTCGCGATATTCCCGCTGAGATGAAAGAATTGACCCAGGCGTTCGAAAAAAGGGAATGGGACACAGCGACTCGTCTCGCCCACTCCATCAAAGGGTCCTCCAGAACCGTCGGCGCACTCAAGGCCGGTGCGATCGCGGAACAACTCGAATACCTCTGTCGGCATCAGGACGCCTCTTCCGGCATGAAAGAACTGAAAAACCTTGAATCCGAAATTCGATCCGCGCTACAGTATGTCAATCTGACGCATGGTTCGACATAA
- the trxC gene encoding thioredoxin TrxC, whose translation MTTETTLIVCPSCRAINRIQQGREAEARCGSCKTPVFDARPLELVGTTFDRHIAKTSVPVLVDFYSPTCGPCLMMGPQFEDAAKQLHPKVRLAKLDTAADQAIAARFGIQAVPTLILFKDGREVARQSGAMNARDIEQWVTGVL comes from the coding sequence ATGACCACAGAAACCACACTCATTGTCTGCCCATCCTGTCGGGCCATCAACCGCATCCAGCAAGGCCGTGAAGCCGAAGCGCGCTGCGGCTCCTGCAAAACCCCGGTTTTCGACGCCAGACCGCTTGAATTGGTTGGCACCACCTTTGACCGTCATATCGCCAAAACCAGCGTTCCGGTCCTGGTGGACTTCTACTCGCCCACCTGCGGGCCATGTCTGATGATGGGGCCACAATTCGAAGATGCGGCCAAACAACTGCACCCCAAAGTCCGACTGGCCAAGCTGGATACGGCTGCGGATCAAGCCATCGCGGCCCGATTTGGCATTCAGGCCGTCCCCACGCTGATTCTCTTCAAAGATGGTCGCGAAGTCGCCCGTCAATCCGGGGCCATGAATGCCCGAGATATCGAACAATGGGTGACTGGCGTTCTTTGA
- a CDS encoding HDOD domain-containing protein, with the protein MTHEKTYEPVFIARQPILDAHNTTWGYMLLFRDSENADKAVFADNSEATMNLVANLPLCGGSCGHRARIMIHFTPDAIIRGVPYAIPWDNTVIILEETTNPDETLMVALGDLLIDGYELAINNFEGKAGCERLAELADTLIIDLEGKDEAELEAIVTQGKKFGPSRMIAKRVETTEDLTKAKRVGFSLFHGFYFKKPCIEKGRKINSAKATRMKLFEIIEKDEPNFDALAPAIEADVAISYRLLNFLNSANFSFATTVTSIKQAVVLTGWKPIRNWLRLIILTDLTPTNKTLEIAYTSAHRAKLFETAALGSGYEKDSDKLFMVGLFSLLDAILGVPMKEITAHLPMDSEITATLCHKKTRYTPWLELAKAIEASDWDAVGRRAKDLNLLPGTVAVSYQHAFTWADTFFASSKK; encoded by the coding sequence ATGACACACGAAAAGACCTATGAACCTGTCTTTATAGCCCGGCAACCCATCCTGGATGCCCACAATACGACATGGGGATACATGCTCCTTTTCAGAGACAGCGAAAACGCGGACAAAGCCGTCTTCGCCGACAACTCTGAAGCCACCATGAATCTGGTCGCAAACCTGCCCCTGTGCGGTGGATCATGCGGACATCGGGCACGCATCATGATCCATTTCACGCCGGATGCCATCATCAGAGGCGTTCCCTATGCCATTCCCTGGGACAACACCGTCATCATTCTTGAAGAAACAACCAATCCCGATGAGACACTCATGGTCGCCCTCGGAGATCTGCTGATCGACGGTTATGAGCTGGCCATCAACAATTTCGAAGGGAAAGCCGGATGCGAACGGCTGGCCGAATTGGCCGACACCCTGATTATTGATCTGGAAGGAAAAGACGAAGCGGAATTGGAAGCCATTGTCACCCAAGGGAAAAAATTCGGCCCGTCCAGAATGATTGCCAAACGAGTGGAAACCACCGAGGACTTGACCAAGGCCAAAAGAGTCGGATTTTCACTCTTTCATGGTTTCTACTTCAAAAAGCCCTGCATCGAAAAAGGACGAAAAATCAACTCAGCCAAAGCCACACGGATGAAGTTGTTCGAAATCATTGAAAAAGACGAACCAAACTTCGACGCACTGGCCCCGGCTATCGAAGCGGATGTCGCCATCAGTTATCGACTGCTCAACTTTCTCAACTCCGCGAATTTCAGTTTTGCAACAACGGTCACATCCATCAAACAGGCCGTGGTCCTGACCGGATGGAAACCGATCCGCAATTGGCTCAGGCTCATTATTCTCACGGACCTGACGCCTACGAACAAGACACTCGAAATCGCGTACACATCCGCGCACAGGGCCAAACTTTTCGAGACGGCGGCTCTAGGGAGTGGGTATGAAAAGGACTCGGACAAACTTTTCATGGTGGGGCTGTTCTCTCTACTGGATGCTATCCTCGGTGTCCCAATGAAAGAAATTACGGCGCACCTGCCCATGGATTCAGAGATCACGGCGACCCTGTGCCATAAAAAGACCAGATATACACCGTGGCTCGAATTGGCCAAAGCCATTGAAGCGTCAGACTGGGACGCGGTCGGCCGTCGGGCCAAGGACCTGAATCTGCTACCCGGCACCGTGGCAGTCAGCTACCAGCACGCCTTCACATGGGCGGATACGTTTTTCGCCTCATCAAAAAAATGA
- a CDS encoding S24/S26 family peptidase yields the protein MGFTDDVRQALIDRIGPGKRFHNNKRMADELGVDPSQLNRFLKKERGLNSESLGHILDEMGISVIFGDEPADASKEVRFSLPDTDTSDTTPPEPQPDDYMAVPLTSPAIAMSPGLIPEEDVEGWILVWRHQESLRFRSNLVAIEMRTTEQDMKPTLHAGDIIIVDRSDTTPTPAGKIMLVKAPGETAVPHIKRVSTKPVDEDVELIFFSENNRINPPSTYRLKRDFHGDITRAIGGSVVWAWNDMSKK from the coding sequence ATGGGATTCACCGACGATGTTCGCCAAGCACTCATCGACCGCATCGGCCCAGGCAAACGCTTTCACAACAACAAACGAATGGCTGACGAACTTGGCGTGGACCCATCCCAGCTCAACCGTTTTCTCAAAAAAGAACGAGGATTGAACTCGGAGTCGCTCGGACACATTCTTGATGAAATGGGAATATCCGTCATTTTCGGCGATGAACCGGCCGACGCCTCAAAAGAAGTCCGATTCAGTCTTCCCGACACAGACACATCCGACACCACGCCCCCCGAGCCGCAACCAGACGACTACATGGCTGTCCCCCTGACATCACCGGCCATCGCCATGTCCCCCGGGCTTATTCCCGAAGAAGATGTCGAGGGGTGGATTCTGGTCTGGCGGCATCAGGAATCGCTTCGCTTTCGCTCAAATCTGGTCGCCATTGAAATGCGAACCACTGAGCAGGATATGAAACCAACGCTGCATGCTGGTGACATTATTATTGTTGACCGGAGTGACACCACGCCGACTCCGGCCGGAAAAATCATGCTTGTCAAAGCACCCGGAGAGACCGCCGTCCCCCATATCAAGCGGGTTTCCACCAAGCCGGTGGACGAGGATGTCGAATTGATTTTCTTTTCGGAAAATAATCGTATAAACCCACCGTCAACGTATCGTTTGAAGCGGGATTTTCACGGAGATATCACCCGTGCCATCGGCGGAAGTGTGGTTTGGGCATGGAACGACATGTCCAAAAAATAA
- a CDS encoding 2-amino-3,7-dideoxy-D-threo-hept-6-ulosonate synthase encodes MHIGKAIRLERIFNRDTKRTIIVPMDHGVTVGPLLGLETIRDTVTKLVAGGANAGLVHKGQVRLGHRMQGRDFGCIVHLSAGTSLSPHPNMKRLVTTVEEAIRLGADGVSVHVNLGDETEGQMLADLGQVAASAADWGMPLLAMVYARGPRIADEYAPEAVAHCARVGAELGADVVKVNYPGDGESFARAVACAGVPVVIAGGAKMASTREFLDMVKTSIDAGGAGLSVGRNVFQHSNPTRLIQVLDRIVHRGASVDEAVDGFEDIL; translated from the coding sequence ATGCATATTGGAAAAGCCATACGTCTGGAAAGGATATTCAATCGGGACACCAAACGGACCATTATTGTCCCCATGGACCACGGGGTCACCGTGGGACCTCTTCTTGGTCTTGAGACGATTCGGGATACGGTGACAAAACTGGTAGCTGGCGGAGCCAATGCCGGATTGGTCCACAAGGGACAGGTTCGGCTCGGGCACCGGATGCAGGGGCGGGATTTTGGCTGTATTGTCCATTTGTCCGCCGGGACCAGCCTGTCTCCCCATCCCAATATGAAACGATTGGTGACAACGGTTGAAGAGGCCATTCGTCTTGGTGCTGACGGGGTGAGTGTTCATGTCAATCTCGGTGACGAAACCGAAGGGCAGATGTTGGCCGACCTTGGTCAGGTCGCGGCTTCAGCCGCAGATTGGGGGATGCCTCTGCTGGCGATGGTGTACGCCCGTGGTCCCAGAATTGCTGATGAATACGCCCCGGAAGCGGTGGCTCATTGCGCCCGTGTGGGGGCCGAACTGGGAGCGGATGTCGTCAAGGTCAACTATCCCGGCGACGGCGAGAGTTTTGCCCGAGCGGTGGCGTGTGCCGGTGTCCCGGTGGTCATAGCTGGTGGTGCCAAAATGGCCTCCACCAGAGAATTTCTGGACATGGTCAAGACGTCCATTGACGCAGGCGGCGCGGGCTTGTCCGTTGGCCGAAATGTTTTTCAACATTCGAATCCCACTCGTCTGATTCAGGTGCTCGATCGGATTGTTCACCGGGGGGCCTCCGTGGACGAAGCCGTGGATGGCTTTGAAGATATTCTCTAG